CGGAGCGGGTGACTGCCCAGCAGGGCGACCTCTCCACGTTGCTGGAGCTCGTGCCGGGCGCCAGTGTCGATGTCGTGCTGTGCCACGGGGTGCTGGAGGTCAGCGATGACCCGGCTGCCGCGTTGGCGACCATCGCCACCGTCCTGCGACCGGGCGGCACGCTCAGCCTGCTCGTCGCGCAGCGCCATGCGGCCGTCCTGGCCCGCGCGATGGCCGGCCACTTCGGCCAGGCGCTGACCCTCCTCGACGGTGGTCCGGGTGAGGTGCCGGCGCGAGGGCGTGGCACCGGGCGCCGCTGGACGGCTGCCGAGATCGTCGCGCTGCTCGACGCGGCTGGGTTCGCGGTGACCGCTCAGCATGCGGTGCGGGTCTTCACCGATCTGGTTCCTGGCGCCGTCCTCGACGCCGAGGTCGGGGCAGCTGACGCGCTCCTCGAGCTCGAGCAAGCGGTCGCCGAAAGACCGGAGTACCTGCCTCTGGCAACACAGATCCACGTGCTCGCAACGCACTGATTCGCGAGACATTCACGAAATTTCCGGACCGGCGGCTACCACCGGC
This genomic interval from Nocardioides cavernaquae contains the following:
- a CDS encoding methyltransferase domain-containing protein, giving the protein MAGTGGVAGSERERPGERRAAARTTVVWNALDAVLAGQPGATVLDIGGGTGGFAVRVAELGHHVRVVDPSPDALAALGRRAQEQGVAERVTAQQGDLSTLLELVPGASVDVVLCHGVLEVSDDPAAALATIATVLRPGGTLSLLVAQRHAAVLARAMAGHFGQALTLLDGGPGEVPARGRGTGRRWTAAEIVALLDAAGFAVTAQHAVRVFTDLVPGAVLDAEVGAADALLELEQAVAERPEYLPLATQIHVLATH